A stretch of the Clostridia bacterium genome encodes the following:
- a CDS encoding AMP-binding protein produces MKLSFSTLGCPDFDWSDICSTAKDFGFAGIELRGLGADIFSVNAKPFRAENVDATIEQLKKLRLEICCISSGCALKYPERREEAINELTQYIELAGRLGCPYIRILGDEKAFPDGEVDDEVVLSALTELIPLAEEKGVTLLVETNGVYADTARLTRLLARIESDNVGALWDIHHPYRFFGESPETTVQNLGAFIKHTHIKDSVMVDGKVEYRLMGEGDLPIEDIMLALRSVNYEGYISLEWLKRYAPYLSDAGIVFPHFANFMSQYMDGAGVTGRLQDDNRHAGKYIWPKETLIDLTFPQVLDRICEEFPEQYAFRYTECDYTRTYPEFREDVDTFARALIALGVKPGDHVAIWATNVPQWYITFWATVKIGAVLVTVNTAYKIHEIEYLLRQSDTHTLVMIESMKDCDYAGIIRELCPELENHENGKPLHARRLPFLRNIITVDYSMKGCYTWEEANALSEQVSVSEVFRRAAAVHKDDVCNMQYTSGTTGFPKGVMLTHYNIVNNGKAIGDCMDLSTADRMMIQVPMFHCFGMVLAMTASVTHGVTMSPIPAFSPRKGLNCINKEKITAFHGVPTMFITMLAHPDFPTTDFSHMRTGIMAGSPCPIKVMREVIEKMHMPEICITYGQTEASPACTMSKTTDSIETRVNTVGGDIYGVSCRIVDPETNKEVPVGVDGEFVARGYNIMKGYYKMPQATAAAIDEDGWLHTGDLARKLPDGNYKITGRIKDMIIRGGENIYPKEIEDFIYTHPKVSDVQVIGVPSKDYGEEIMACVILKEGETADAEEIKDYVRTHMAKHKTPSYVVFVDSFPMNAAGKILKYKMREQAVELLKLQEANSIETA; encoded by the coding sequence ATGAAACTCTCATTCTCAACGCTCGGATGCCCCGACTTCGACTGGTCGGACATCTGCTCGACGGCGAAGGACTTCGGCTTCGCGGGAATCGAGCTGCGCGGGCTCGGCGCGGACATCTTCTCGGTCAACGCAAAGCCCTTCCGCGCCGAAAACGTCGACGCGACTATCGAGCAGCTGAAAAAGCTGCGGCTGGAGATATGCTGCATCTCCTCCGGCTGCGCGCTGAAATATCCCGAGCGCCGCGAGGAAGCGATAAACGAGCTGACTCAGTATATCGAGCTCGCCGGACGGCTCGGCTGCCCCTATATCCGCATACTCGGCGACGAAAAGGCGTTCCCCGACGGCGAGGTCGACGACGAAGTCGTGCTCTCCGCGCTGACCGAACTTATACCGCTGGCGGAGGAAAAGGGCGTAACGCTGCTGGTCGAAACGAACGGCGTTTACGCCGACACCGCGCGCCTGACGCGCCTGCTTGCGCGGATCGAGAGCGACAACGTCGGCGCTCTGTGGGATATCCACCACCCCTACCGCTTCTTCGGCGAAAGCCCCGAAACGACGGTGCAGAACCTCGGCGCCTTCATCAAGCACACCCACATAAAGGACTCCGTCATGGTCGACGGCAAGGTCGAATACCGCCTGATGGGCGAGGGCGACCTGCCGATCGAGGATATAATGCTCGCGCTGCGCTCGGTCAACTACGAGGGCTACATCTCGCTGGAATGGCTGAAGCGTTACGCGCCGTACTTGAGCGACGCGGGCATCGTCTTCCCGCACTTCGCCAACTTCATGTCGCAGTATATGGACGGCGCGGGCGTCACCGGCCGCCTTCAGGACGACAACCGCCACGCCGGCAAGTATATCTGGCCTAAGGAAACGCTGATAGACCTGACCTTCCCGCAGGTGCTCGACCGCATCTGCGAGGAGTTCCCGGAGCAGTACGCCTTCCGCTACACCGAATGCGACTACACGCGCACCTACCCCGAGTTCCGCGAGGACGTCGACACCTTCGCGCGCGCGCTGATCGCGCTCGGAGTCAAACCGGGTGACCACGTCGCGATATGGGCGACGAACGTTCCGCAGTGGTATATCACCTTCTGGGCGACGGTAAAGATCGGCGCCGTGCTCGTCACGGTCAACACCGCCTACAAGATACACGAGATCGAATACCTGCTGCGCCAGTCCGACACACACACCCTCGTCATGATCGAATCGATGAAGGACTGCGACTACGCGGGAATAATCCGCGAGCTCTGCCCCGAGCTTGAAAATCACGAGAATGGCAAGCCGCTGCACGCACGCCGCCTCCCCTTCCTGCGCAACATAATTACGGTTGATTATTCGATGAAAGGGTGCTATACTTGGGAGGAGGCGAACGCGCTCTCCGAGCAGGTCTCCGTTTCCGAAGTGTTCCGCCGCGCCGCCGCCGTCCACAAGGACGACGTCTGCAATATGCAGTACACCTCCGGCACGACTGGCTTCCCGAAGGGCGTTATGCTCACCCACTACAACATAGTCAACAACGGCAAGGCGATCGGCGACTGCATGGACCTCTCCACCGCCGACAGAATGATGATACAGGTGCCGATGTTCCACTGCTTCGGCATGGTGCTGGCGATGACCGCGAGCGTCACCCACGGCGTCACGATGTCGCCGATACCGGCGTTCTCGCCGCGGAAGGGACTCAACTGCATCAACAAGGAGAAGATAACCGCTTTCCACGGCGTGCCGACGATGTTCATAACGATGCTCGCGCACCCGGACTTCCCGACCACCGACTTCTCACATATGCGCACCGGGATCATGGCGGGCAGCCCCTGCCCGATAAAAGTCATGCGCGAGGTAATCGAAAAGATGCACATGCCCGAGATCTGCATCACCTACGGGCAGACCGAGGCCTCCCCCGCCTGCACGATGAGCAAGACGACCGACAGCATCGAAACGCGCGTAAACACCGTCGGCGGCGACATCTACGGCGTTTCCTGCCGCATAGTCGATCCGGAAACGAACAAGGAAGTGCCCGTCGGAGTCGACGGCGAATTCGTTGCGCGCGGCTACAACATAATGAAGGGCTACTACAAGATGCCGCAGGCGACCGCCGCGGCGATCGACGAGGACGGCTGGCTCCACACCGGCGACCTCGCCCGCAAGCTGCCCGACGGCAACTACAAGATCACCGGCCGCATAAAGGATATGATCATCCGCGGCGGCGAGAACATCTACCCGAAGGAGATCGAGGACTTTATCTACACTCACCCGAAGGTGAGCGACGTGCAGGTCATCGGCGTTCCGAGCAAGGACTACGGCGAGGAGATAATGGCCTGCGTCATCCTCAAGGAGGGTGAGACCGCCGACGCCGAGGAGATCAAGGACTACGTCCGCACCCACATGGCGAAGCACAAGACGCCGAGCTACGTCGTCTTCGTAGACAGCTTCCCGATGAACGCCGCCGGCAAGATACTCAAATATAAGATGCGCGAGCAGGCGGTGGAGCTGCTGAAGCTCCAGGAGGCCAACTCCATCGAGACCGCCTGA